The sequence GTAGACGCCCAGGCCCAGGAAGTGCCAGACGGCAGCGGACAGCGCCACGTGCACGCCCAGCGCGAGCCCGGAGGACCAGTAGCGCTTCGGGTTCTTCACGAACGGCTGGAGGCACAGGCTGTAGAGGAACGCGGTGAAGTAGCCGAGCATCAGCGTCACCGGGTGGCGCTCCACCACGTAGCCCAGGCGCTGCGCGCCCGTGGCCTTGCGCCACTGCTCCGTGGTCCAGGTGACGAACGTGCCCGCCGAGTCCGCGGCGATGCGCGCGGTGTTGGCGTGGTGGTGGTTGTGCGTGTCGTTCCAGATGCGCGCGGGCGTGAGCGTGAGCAGCCCCTGCACCTGGAAGAGCGCCTTCGCCCACCGGGACTTCGGCAGGAGCGCTCCGTGCATGGCGTCGTGGAAGAGGATGAAGCAGCGGATCAGCACCAGCGCTTCAATGAAGCCGCCCACGATGCGCAGGGGCCACCACGGCGCGGCCACCGCCAGCGCGACCGCGCCCGCGAGCGCGGCGTAGGTGGAGACGAGCGCCCCGACGGAGCGCGCGGTGTCCTGGGCCGCGAAGGGACGCGTGCGGGCGATGAGGTCCTTGCTCGACAACGACGCGGTTCGTTCCATGGCGCCGTTGTCCCATCCCCATGTCACGGCCGGGTCAGCGGTTCCCACGACACGCGGCGTGGGCCTTCCGCGTCATCCATGACGCGGAAGGCCGTGTCTTCAGCGCTTCTTGCGCCAGGCGCGGAGCTCCGCCTTCTTGTGCTTGCCGACCTCGTCCAGGCGCTCCTGCCACTGCTCCCGGTAGGGGCGCAGGGCCTCCGCCACGGCGCGGGCCACCACGAGGTTGCGGTACCACTTGGCGTCCGAGGGCACCAGGTGCCAGGGCGCCTGCTCGGTGGACGTCTGCGCGAAGACGTCTTCGTAGGCCTGCGTGTAGTCCGCCCAGTGCTTGCGGTCCTCCCAGTCCCCCGCGGAGATCTTCCACGCCTTGCGCGGCTCCTTCTCGCGCGCCAGGAGCCGCCCCTCCTGCTCCTCGCGGCTGATGTGGAGGAAGAACTTGAGGACGACGGTGCCGTGCTCCGCGAGCAGGGTCTCGAAGTCGCGGATGTGCTGGTAGCGCGCCTTCCAGAGCGGCTTGGGGACCAGGTTGTTCACGCGCGCCACGAGCACGTCCTCGTAGTGCGAGCGATTGAAGATGGCGAACTCGCCCTTGCGCGGGGCCACGCGGTGCACGCGCCAGAGGAAGTCGTGCTCCTGCTCCTCGGTGCTGGGCACGCCGAAGGAGGTGACGCTCACGCCGCGCGGGTTGAGGCTGCCCACCACGTGCTTGATGGTGCCGTCCTTGCCGGCGGTGTCGCGCCCCTGCAGGACGATGAGGACGGAGTTCATCTTCGCGCCCCACAGCAGGTCCTGCAGGTCGAACAGCTCCTCGCCCAGCGCCTCGAACTCCGCCTTCGCCTCCTCGCGGTCCGCCTTCTTCGGCGGCGCCGCGGAGATGCGCTCGAGCTTCACCTTCGCGCCCTGCTTGTCATTGCGGATGATGTCCATGGTCCCCAGCGTGCCCGGAGCGGAGGCGGATTCACACCATTCCAGGTCCCGGCGTCACCGAAACGTCCGGGTCGAATCATTCAAGGGCGGTGACACGAAGCGGGGGGGCGCGGTGTTCCCTTGCCCATCGTAGGAAATGGGAGGGGAACACATGGCAGGGCATCGACTCATCGCGCGCACCGTGGGGGCCTTCGTGCTCGCCGGGCTCGTGGGCTGCACCGAGGGCGCATCACCCGTGGAGGCCACCGACCCGCTCGCGACGTCCCAGGCGGAGCTGGTGTCCCCGGGGCAGGCGGTGGCCGGCAGGAAGCACTTCCAGGAGGCCCTGCCCGGCTCCAACGGGCGCTCGTGCGCGACGTGCCACGTGCTCTCGGACAACACCGCGCTCACGCCCTCGCACGTGGAGGCACTCTGGGCCCGGAACCCCGCGGATCCGCTGTTCAACCGCATCGACGCGGATGACCCCGCCGCCCCCGTGCCCACCTACGAGCACCTGAAGAAGGGACTGGTGCGCGTGGTGCTCCCCCTCCCCGCGAACATGGACGTCATCGACGTGCAGGGGAACGTCATCACCTCACCGGACCGCAAGGTGGCCGTCTGGCGCGCCGTGCCGAGCATCGCCGACACCGGTTTCTCCGGCCCCTTCCAGGCCGACGGCCGCGAGACGGACCTCGTCACCCAGGCCCAGAGCGCCGTCACCAGCCACAGCGAGGGCGGGACCGTGCCGCGCCCCGTGCTCCAGCGCATCGCCGCGTTCGAGCGCAGCGTCTTCAGCTCCCCGCGCGCCCGCTTCGTGTCGGAGCTGCTGGAGCAGGGCTGGCCGCTGAGCGCCATCCCGGATCCGGACGCCCTGCTCCTGCTCGACGCCTCCGAGCGGCGCGGACGCGACGTCTACAACCTGGCCTGCGAGGCCTGCCACGGCGACCGCACCCGCAACCGCGTCGTGAACCGCGCCACGCACGACGCCCTCTTCTACGCCCTCAAGCCCGACGGCAACATCCAGTTCACCGTCACGCCCGGCGGCCGGCCCGAGCCCGTCCGCGTCCCCCGCCCCCACAGCGAGTTCCTCAACGCGGGCTACGCGTACATGACCTACCTGGGACAGCGCGGCGTCGTGCCCCTCTTCAACACGTCCGTGGACTTCCCCCAGTACCGCTTCCGCTTCTACACGGACGGCACGCGCCAGCACCGCGTCACCGACCTGCCCCCCATCCCCGTCACGGCGAGCGGCGACCCGGACGACATCAACCCCGCCCTGGATGAGAACGGCGCGCCCATCACCGGCCCCGCGCTGGCGGCCCAGTGGTACTCCACCGACCCCGGCCGCGCGTTGATCAGCGGCGACCCCGCGGAGTTCGAGGCCTTCGACGTGCCGTCACTGCGAGGCATTGCCCGCACCGCGCCCTACTTCCACGACAACAGCCACGCCACGCTCCTGGACACGGTGGACACCTACAGCCGCTTCATCCTCCCGGGCATCCCCACCGTGGGCCTGCCGCTGCACCCGCCCGAGTTCCCGGGCGGACCGCCGGAGTCCCTCACCCCGGCGCAGAAGCAGGACCTGCTGCGCTTCCTCCAGCGGCTGTGAGCGCCCTTCAGCGCCGCCACTCCAGCTCCGGCGCGGACACCCGGGGCGGAGGCGGCAGGAAGGTGTGCGCCAGCCCCCGCAGGCCCCGCGCGAAGAACTCCTCGCGCAGCCACTGACACACCGCCGCCGCCTCGCCCTCGTGGCCGGGCGCCAGGCTGAACGTCGCGGACCACTCGACGAAGGTCTGTCCGGTCGCCGTCACCGGCGTCACCCGCAGCTTCGCCAGGTGGTCGCGCACGGGCAGCGGCCCCTCCACCAGCGTGTACGCATAGCTGCGCGCGTGCGGGTCGTGCTCCAGCCTCGCCTCCAGGTACACCTCGCCGTCGCGCGTGGTGAGCCGGCGCAGGGGGCCGGGCCCGGTCTCGGGGCGCGTCACCCGCTCGCTGGAGACGACGCCCGGGTGCCAGCGCGGAAGGCTGTCAAAGCCTCCCACCCGGTCCCAGACCACGTCCGCGGGGGCCTGGATGAGCTGACTTGCATACGCTTCGGCCATCGATGCCTCACGTCGTTCTTGCATGGACATGGTTCAAGCGGCCGTGCGGCCCTGGAAGCCCTCGCAAAGCCATACAGTCAACGCACACCGCACCCCACCACCGCGTCGCATCGAACCCATGCCGTCCCCCCATGTCAGGCATTGAGGCGCTGGATGTGGAGCAGGGACGGCGGAGGCGAAATCGTCCAAAAGGGCTGTTGCCGGGCGGCCGCATCCCGGGCCAGGGCGCATGTGGCCTCGCGATCACCGTCCTACCTGGGGGGACTCGTACTCAAGGGCAATGCCCTGCGGAATGTGAAGCATTGCCGCGGCATGCGTGTTGAAAGCGCATTGCGCATACCCCGACCGAGGACATGCCTGATGACCTCCGCTTCCATCACCGAGTACGAAACGCGCCTCTACTGGCAGGGTGAGCGGGCCGCCGTGCTGACGAGCGACCATGCGCCCCCCGTGCCGATTGGCCGCCCGATGAATGACCTGGCTGGCGGCCCCGGAGATGGGCGCTGGGACCCGGAGGCGCTGCTGGTGGGCGCGGTGGAGGGGCGCACCCTGCACGCGTTCCTGGACGGGGCCCGGGAAGCAGGCGTGGGGGTGCTCTTCTACCAGAGCTGCGCGACGGCCCGGCTGGTGAGCGGGAGGCCGGATCAGGCCGCCCAGTTCACCGACCTCATCGTCCGGCCACACGTCGCCGTGGCCAGCGCGCGGGAGGCGGAGGCCGTGCGCCAGCTCTTCGCGCGGCTGCCGGCGCGCTGCTTCCCCAGCTCCATGCTCCAGCTCACCCCGCGCATCGAGCCCGTGGTGGAGGTCTGGGCCCACTCCCGCCGCCGGGACGCCGGGGCACCTGTCGAAAACCACGCACCCGCTGACGGCGACGAGGGCGTGGCGGTTCCCTGGGAGGACGGCGTGCGCAGTGTGAAGGTCCATGCCGACGAATCCACAGACGAACCCTCCCGCGAAGCCGGTGAAGGAGCCGGAGCCGAAGCCCACGCCTGAGATCGAACCGCCCCGGCCGTCCGTGCCGGAGAAGGATCCGCCGCCGGGCGAGCCCCAGCGCCGGGAACCGCCTCCGCCCTTGCAGGACCCCGAAATCAAGCCGGGCATCCAGGATCCACCCGCGCATGATCCGAACCGTCCGGGACCGCCGGACATCATCGCGGGGCCGGCTGTCTGAGATTGCTCCCGTCCGCGCGGCTCGGGGGTTTCCACAGGTTCCGCGCACCGGGCGTTCCATCGGGTTCACCGGCAGGGAGGGCTTCGGGGTCCTCCCTGGACCTTTGTTCAATGCCCGCGATGGCCGCGCCCGGCCGGCGATGCAAGCCGATGCGGGGAATCGTAGAGTGAGGCGCGCTCCCCGCGCGCCATGGCCTCGTCCTCTTCTCCTCCACTCCTGCGGATCATCGCCGCCGCCACGGCGTGCGCGGTGCTCATGGCGCTGGTGGGGGCGTGGAGCGGGAGCCTGGCACCGGGGCCTCGCGTCGCGGTGCTGGCGGCGGGCGCGTTCGTACTGGCGGCGGCAGGCGCATGGGCCGCCCTTCGAGCCCTGGCCCGGAACGAGCGCGAGTGCATCCGCTTGCGCGAACAGTCGGACGACGCGCGGGCGCTGCGCGACGCGGTCATGGACATCACGCCGGTGGGCTTCGCGTTCTACGACCGCGACCTGAAGTACGTGCACGTCAACGCCGCGCTGGCCGCGATGAACGGCCTGCCCGCGCAGGCGCACCTGGGCCGCCATGTCTCGGAGGTGCTGCCCGCGCTGGGCACCGTGCTGGCGCCCCGGCTCGCCCGCGCGCTGGAGTCGGACGCGTCCCTGCAGGATCTCAGCCTCCAGGTGGAGACGCCCGCGGCCCCCGGCGAGACGCGCTTCTGGTTTGGCAGCTACTCGCGCGTGCGCGGCGCGGGCGGCGCGGTGCTGGGCGTCATCGCGTCCCTGTCGGAGGTGACGGAGCGGATGCGCGCGGAGGCGTCCCTCCAGGAGCAGGACGGGCGCCTGGACGTGCTCACCCGGTCGCTGCCGGACTACCTGTGGGGTGGGAAGCTGCGGGACGGCGTATTGCGTGACTTCTACTGCACGCCCGTCATCGAGCGCACCACCGGCTACCCGCCCAGCGCCTTCACCGGCGGCGGTCCGGAGGGCACACCCTCGCCGCTGTGGGCGGAGATGATCCACCCCGAGGACCGCACGCGCTACCGCGAGTGCATCGAGTCCCTGGCCCTGGCCCCGAGCACGGAGGTGGAGATCGAGCACCGCATCATCTGCGCGGACGGGCGCGTGCGCTGGGTGCGCAGCCGCGCCGCGGCCTCCGGCCTGGACGACCGGGGCGGCGTGCACCTGGGCTGCGTCGTCACCGACATCACCGACCGGCGCCTCGCGGAGGACCTGCGTCAGCGATTGAACGACAGCTTCCGCCGCTCCGCGACGGAGTGGCGCCGCACCTTCGACGCGGTGTCCTCGCCGCTGCTGGTGCTGAGCGCGGACGGCATCATCCACCGGCTCAACGACGCCGCCCGCTTGCTCTTCCGGGAGGCGGACCCCTCCGGCCAGCCGCTGTCCTCGACCTCCGGGGCCCCGCCCTGGTCCAGCGCGGGGCCGCTGGTGGAGGAGTTGCGCGCGACGCACGGCAGCACCAGCCGCCAGGTGCAGGACGCGGAGTCCGGGCGCACCTGGGAGCTGGCGGCCGCCTGGGTGGATGAGCAGGCCAGCGAGGATCCGCGCATCATCCTGGTGGCCACGGAAGTGACGCGGCTCCTGGAGCTGCAGGCCCACGTGCGCCGCAGTGAAACGATGGCCGCCATGGGCGCCATCGTCGCGGGCGTGGCGCACGAGGTGCGCAACCCCCTCTTCTCCATCTCCGCCGTCGTGGACGCGGTGGAGGCCACCTACGGCGCGCAGCCGGAGCTGAAGCCCTATCTGGACGTGCTGCGCGGCGAGGTGCGCCGGCTCACGCACCTCACCCAGGAGCTGTTCGAGTACGGCCGTCCCACGCGCGGCGAGTGGACGGACGGCGCGGTGGGCCCGGTGGTCGCCGAGGCCCTGTCGGCCTGCCAGCTTCCCGGCGACAAGGCCTCCGTGACGCTCACGCGCGAGCTGTCGGACGCGCTGCCTCCGGTGCGCATGGACGCGCGCCGCCTGTTCCACGTCTTCCGCAACGTGGTGGAGAACGCCGTGCAGCACTCTCCCCAGGGCTCGACCGTGCACGTGACGGCGGAGGCCGTGGAGGAGGCGGGCCGCCCGTGGGTGCGTTGCACCGTCCACGACGGAGGGCCCGGCTTCAAGAGCGAGGACCTGCCCCACGTCTTCGAGCCCTTCTTCAGCAAGCGCCGCGGAGGCACCGGCCTGGGGCTGTCCATCGTCCAGCGCATCCTGGAGGAGCACCAGGGCCGCATCCGCCTGTCCAACCATCCCCAGGGAGGAGCCGAGGTGACCATCCTGCTGCCCGCCCTGTCCCCGGCTGTGATCGCCGGGCCCCATCCGAAGTCACAGGTATCATGACGCGCACCCGCATCCTGCTCGTGGACGACGAGCCCGGCGTCCGGCTGGGCATGAAGGGCTACCTCACACAGCACGGCTTCGACGTGGACGAAGCCACCAGCGTGGCGGAGGCCCAGGAGGGCTTCCGCACGCACCGGCCCGACGTGGCCGTCATCGACTACCGGCTGCCGGACGGCACCGCGCTGGAGCTGCTGCCCCGGCTCAAGGAGCTGGACGCGGCGGTGCCCCTGGTGGTGCTGACCGGGCACGGCTCCATCGAGCTGGCGGTGCAGGCGGTGAAGGAAGGCGCCGAGCAGTTCCTCACCAAGCCGCTGGAATTGGCGGTGCTCAAGGTGGTGCTGGAGCGGCTCGTGGCCCAGCGGCGCGAGCGGCAACGGCTGGCCGCGGATCGCTCGCGCACGGCGCGCACCCAGGTGGACCCCTTCCTGGGCAACAGCCCCGCCATCCGCGCGCTGCGCGACGAAGCGGAGCGCGTGCGGGACAGCGACAGCCCGGTGCTCGTCACCGGCGAGACGGGCAGCGGCAAGAGCGTGCTCGCGCGCTGGCTGCACGAAGGTGGGCCGCGCAAGGACGCCCCGTTCGTGGACCTCAACTGCGCCGCGCTGTCCAAGGACCTGCTGGACTCGGAGTTGTTCGGCCACGAGAAGGGCGCCTTCACCAGCGCGGTGGCCGCGAAGCAGGGCCTGCTGGAGGTGGCGGACCGGGGCACGCTGTTCCTGGATGAGATTGGCGACATGGACGTGGCCGTCCAGCCCAAGCTGCTCAAGGTGCTGGAGGAGAAGCGCTTCCGGCGCCTGGGCGACGTGAAGGACCGGCGCGTGGACGTGCGGCTCGTCGCCGCCACGCATCAGGACCTGCAGGTGGCCGCGCGGGAGAAGCGCTTCCGCAGCGACCTGTACTTCCGCATCAGCACGCTCATCCTCCACGTGCCGCCCCTGCGCGAGCGCGCGGAGGACGTGCCGGTGCTCGCGCGCCACTTCCTCGCGGAGATGGGCGCGCACCGGGGCCGGGGCCAGGTGGAGCTGGAGCCCGACGCGGAGCGGGCCCTGATGGCCTACGCCTGGCCGGGCAACATCCGCGAGCTGCGCAACGTGCTGGAGCGCGCGGTGCTGCTGTCCGGCACCGCCCGCCTGTCGCGCAGCGCCCTGCGCTTCGAGTCCCTCCTCCCCGCGGAGGAGCAGCCCCTGGGCGATGACCTGACGCTGGAGGAGCTGGAGCACCGGCACATCGAACGCGTGCTGGCGCGCGAGGGCGGCCACGTGGAGCGCGCGGCGGCGAAGCTGGGCATCTCCCGCAGCTCGCTCTACGCGAAGCTCAAGGGGTGGCAGCGGGGCTAGGATGCCGGCGCCATGCGCCTCCAGACCTTCGCCAGCGCCCTCGCCGCGACCCTGCTGCACTCCACCTCCGCCCTCGCCGCGCCGCCGCCTCTTCCGCAGCTGGAGGCCTATACCGTGGATGCGACCTGGCTCCAGCCCATGGAGCCTCTGCGCATCGCCGACCACACCTGGCAGATCGGCACCCAGGAGCTGACCGCCCTGCTGGTGGAGACCCAGGACGGCCTCGTGCTGCTCGATGGCGGCATGCCCCAGATGGCCGACCATCTGCTGTCCAACCTGAAGCGCCGTGGCTTCGCGCCGCAGGACCTGCGCCTGCTGCTGAGCAGCCACGCACACGCCGACCACGCCGGCCCCTTCGCCGCGCTGAAGCGCCGCACCGGCGCGCGGGTCGTGGCCAGCGCCATGTCCGCGGTGATGCTGGCGCGTGGGGGCAGCGACGACCTGCACTTCGGTGACGACATCACCTTCCCGCCCGTCGTGGTGGACCGCGTGGTCATGGACGGCGAGGTCGTCTCGCAAGGCGGCGTCGAGTTCACCGCGCACTTCATGCCAGGGCATACGCCGGGCAGCATCGGCTGGACGTGGAACGACACCCGGGACGGCAAGCCGGTACGCCTTGCCTACGCGGACAGCCTGACCGCGCCCGGCTATCAGCTGCTGGCCAACCCGCGTTATCCACGCATCGTCGAGGACTACCGGCGCAGCTTCGCCACCGTGCGCGCCCTGCCCTGCGACGTGCTGCTGACCCCGCATCCGGGCTCGAGTGGCTGGAACTACGCAGCCGGAGCGGCGGCCGGCGCCAAGGCGATGAGCTGCATGGCCTACGCGGATGCCTCCGAGCGCGACTTCAACGCGCAACTGGCCAAGCAGCGCCGCAAGGCCCGTTGACGACGGCAGCACCACAATCAGTCACCCAGGATTCAAAAGACAGACACACCACCCGGGGCATGATTGCGCGACAACCCTCACGGAGGATGCATGCGCACGTTCCTGATTGGCGGTTTGCTGGCGTTGGCGGTGGGCTGTGGCGGTCCCATGGAGCAGGAGGAGGCGCCGGACCTGGCCTCGCAGGAGGCGCCGCTCCCGGACTGCGCCAGCAGCGTGACCAGCGTCAGGACCTACTACAACGCCGCCCGCACGACGATCATCGGCGAGCGCGGATGCGACTGCGGGTACTGGCTCAGCTGAGGCCAGACATCGACCGCCTCCGACATCCACACCACCTGCGAGATCAACCGCTGAAGGTGGCCGTAATTCGACCCGGTGCCTTGGCTCCGGCGACGTTGTTGCCTGCCAAGCCACTGTGGCTTCTCAGACAATGACAGCCATCGACTCAACGAGAGCTACTCCTTGTTGGCTTCGGGAAACTCCACCGGAGCCATTCCAATGAAGCTTCGGCGTGGCCCGCACCCTGCTGATCGACACATCGAGGCCTGACCCATGCCTGTGTTTCATGGAGCCCGCCGGCTCGCACTTTGCCTGCTCACGTTCGTTCTCGCCTGCGGTTCCACTGAGCTGGATTCAACGCCTGGGGAGGATGACGACAGCGGTAAGGTCGCCGCGCGCACCCTCACACCGAACGGGGCGACGCTCCCGGTGGGCGAGACGCTGACCCTCGCCGCGCAGGCGCTCGATGACAGCGGCCACACGCTCAAGAACATCGAGGTCACTTGGTCCTCCTGCCTGCCAGAGCCAGCGACGCCTGCGGCCGACGAAATTGCGCGCCGACAAGGCCTACGCCTCCGGGAAAAATCGGAGTGGGCTTCGCCTGCGCAGCACTACCGCCCGCATCGCGCGCCCGGGTGTCGAGCCCAAGGAAAGGCTCGGACGCTACCGCTGGGTCGTTGAGCGCACGCTGGCTTGAAAGAATTTCTTGCGCCGTCTTTGCGTCCGCAACGAGCCCAGGGACGACGTCCATTTCGGATTCCTCCTCCTTGGCTGCTGCGCTATGCTTCTCCGCCGACTCTGTCCTGACATTTATTAGGCTTTACATTGCCCTACCAGCCAAGGTGCACTCAAATGAGACAACGCAACCTACCTGGAACTACATGCACAAGAACTCTCGCACTCGCGCTAGGACTGCTGACGGCTTCGCTCGCGGAGGCAGCGCCTAGCGCATTGAAGGAACGGGCTCCCGCGAGCAAGCTGCAGAGCGCCCTGGTTGGGGACGTGGTGGTGGAGCGGTTGGTGGTGAAGTTTCACGAGGGCACGCGGGTGCGACTGCGTGGTGGCCGTTTCGTAGTGCTCGCTGAGGAGCGCGAGTCTGTCGAGCGCGCGCGCATGGTGAGGCGGGGCTTGACGGACGTGAGGCTGGGGGCAGACCTGACTGCGGCGCTTGCTGTGCTGGAGCGTGTGCCCCGCATCGGCGCGCCGGGCCGGCTGTTCACGGATGCGGAGTCGGTGTTGAACGAGCGGAAGCGCACCGGCGAGGAGCGGGGTGGCCAGCAACTCGCAGACCTCAACCTATATTTCGAGGTGCCACTGCTTCCCGGCACATCCGCAGGCTCTGTTGCGCAGTTGGTGAAAGAACTCAATGCGATGGACAGCATTGAGGTGGCGTACGCCGAGCCTCGCCCGGTGCCTGCCATGGTGGACTTTGGGTTGAGCGACACCGTGCGGAGTCTGCTGACAGCAGCAGACCTCCCCCCAGTCACTCCCATGTACGAAAGTCTCCAGGGATACCTGAATGCTGCGCCCAGCGGTATTGACGCGCGGTACGCATGGACTGTGCCTGGTGGCAATGGTTCCGGCGTGCGCATTGTAGACGTCGAGAATGGATGGCGCACCACCCACGAGGACATGCCAAACCTCTTCACGCAGATTGGCACGCTGTACCCGGATAGCGCCCACGGCACCGCAGTACTGGGTGTAATCGTGGGCGTGGCCAATGGCTATGGAGTGACGGGCATCGCGCATGGTGCGACGGCGGGCGTGGCGTCGGCCTGGGGGCAGCACTCGGCGTCCTCCATTGCCAGCGCTGCGGCTGCGGTAGGACGTGGCGGCGTCGTCCTTATCGAACTGCAGTATCCGGGTCCGGTGATCCGCGCGACGTGTGGCTGCAACGGGTCCGATTGCAATTTCGTCCCACTAGAGTGGTTGCAATCCAATTACGATGCCATCGCCACAGCGACCGCCAACGGCGTCACGGTGGTGGAAGCCGCCGGCAACGGCGGTGTCAGCTTGGACGAGGCCGGATTTGGCAACGCATTCAACCGCAACGTGCGTGACTCGGGCGCAATCCTCGTGGGCGCCAGCACCGCCAACACGCGGGAACCCATGTGCTGGACCAATTACGGCAGTCGAGTGGACGTTCACGGATGGGGCCAGAATGTGACGACGCTGGGTGGTGATGGTCGCCTTTTCGACTACGGCTTCGTCTACGACGAGGACCAGCACTACACGTCCACTTTCAGCGGCACCTCAAGCGCGGCGCCCATCGTGACCGGCGCCGTTGCCAGCCTCCAAGGCATCTCGATCTCCAGTGGCCGTGGGTTCATCGAGCCGCGAACAATGCGGCGAATCCTCGCGGAGACCGGAACGCCACAGGCCGCATCAAGCAAGGCCATCGGCCCGCTCCCCGACCTTAGACAAGCCATCAACCGACTGCTCAACGGCAATTACAATTCAATCGCGTGCACCGGCCAGACGCCTCGAGGGGCGACGAACTGGCAACCCTATGACGCGGGCGGAGCGGGCACGATGTACCTGGATGTGAACACATCAGGTTGCGGCTTCTTGTCGACACCTCGCTACTTCGCGTCCATCGGCGGTGACTCCAACCACTGGTCGGTCAGCGGTGCTTCGGCCATCTACTTCCCCACGGCCACCG comes from Corallococcus macrosporus and encodes:
- a CDS encoding S8 family peptidase, with the translated sequence MVVERLVVKFHEGTRVRLRGGRFVVLAEERESVERARMVRRGLTDVRLGADLTAALAVLERVPRIGAPGRLFTDAESVLNERKRTGEERGGQQLADLNLYFEVPLLPGTSAGSVAQLVKELNAMDSIEVAYAEPRPVPAMVDFGLSDTVRSLLTAADLPPVTPMYESLQGYLNAAPSGIDARYAWTVPGGNGSGVRIVDVENGWRTTHEDMPNLFTQIGTLYPDSAHGTAVLGVIVGVANGYGVTGIAHGATAGVASAWGQHSASSIASAAAAVGRGGVVLIELQYPGPVIRATCGCNGSDCNFVPLEWLQSNYDAIATATANGVTVVEAAGNGGVSLDEAGFGNAFNRNVRDSGAILVGASTANTREPMCWTNYGSRVDVHGWGQNVTTLGGDGRLFDYGFVYDEDQHYTSTFSGTSSAAPIVTGAVASLQGISISSGRGFIEPRTMRRILAETGTPQAASSKAIGPLPDLRQAINRLLNGNYNSIACTGQTPRGATNWQPYDAGGAGTMYLDVNTSGCGFLSTPRYFASIGGDSNHWSVSGASAIYFPTATGFRVYVSQGGINPSLANQLGYHLNWQALPNGLRLPSLCAGQTPPGATNWQPYGTGTMYLDVNTSYCGFSSTPRYTTSIGGDTDHWSLNGASAIYFPTATGFRVYVSQSGITPALANQRRYHLNWQATPPGVYQPYLCTAQTPPGATNWQPYGTGSMYLDVNTSFCGFLSTPRYITSIGGDTDHWSLNGASAIYFPTATGFRVYVYQAGITPALANQRRYHLNWGAR